The Oncorhynchus keta strain PuntledgeMale-10-30-2019 chromosome 22, Oket_V2, whole genome shotgun sequence genome includes the window ACTAAATGAATTCCTCTACTATCAGAGGAGCTGGGAGATAATTATGTCATTAAAAATGAACTGAAAATATCATCAGTACTAGACGTCTATCTCAGATATCTCAGATATTGTATTTATCTGAGAGAGATGGTAGATGTGGGAATTAAATAATGATGTACTATTCAGATTAAAAAGAATTGATGCGTATACAAACAGATGAAATACTTTCCAGAATGTCCCATTCATCATACGAAGGCGAGATCATTAGAATATGTTCTATTGTATAATTCTATTGTATAATTCATTCTCTGGATGAAGGCGGGAGAAACGGACTAATATTTTTTACTACATTTGTTAAGCCATATAGGAAGATAGATTGCCAAGTTTCGGAATGTCCATCGTCCACCGTCCACGCTTGTCTCTCTGGATGTCCTCTTCTTGTGGCTTTAAAATCTCGCCCACTCGGCCAAGCTTCAAAAAGCAGATGAAAGGTGTCTGGCGCCACCTTCAGTCCAGTCAACATATCGCAGCCTCTCTGGTTATTATTAAGTGCTCAGTCTCATAGTGTCCTGTCAGGGAGAGCCCATCTGTATTGGCTATTTCAAATGTCAAGAGTTGTATATTTTTTGATGTGGTGATGGTTTGTAGTAGAGTAATCTTGTGAGTAGCATCAACATGTATCTCATGTTCAAACATGCATGATTGCTACCTGTTTACCTGTGAAGTTAAACACATGTACCACCTGACAAGAGACTGCTCTCTAGTTGATCGAAATTACAGCTCAAGAGAAACAACTTGATCCTATCATAGATCCTATCATAGATCCTATCAAAATGGCCAACTTGATCTCAGCGCATTTCGTATCATTCTGTATGTAGAGCCGAGACACTCCAATTAGCATGATATGTTACCATTTGTATGCtatggatgtccatcatccatttcggatgatatgttatgaattataATTTGTATGTTATGTTAAGAATTTGCTAAATATACCATATGTTACTAATTTACAAAACATAttcagtgccagtcaaaagtttggacctacctacacattcaagtataaaaaataaaataaactattttctacattgtagaataatagtgaagacatcacaactatgaaataacacatatggaatcatgtagtaatcaaaaaagtgttaaacaaatccaaatattttttatatttgagattcttcaaagtagccaacctttgccttgacagctttgcacactcttggcattctctcaaccagcttcacttggaatgcttttccaaaagtcttgaaggagttcctttgtatgctgagcacttgttggcacttttccttcactctgtgatccaactcatcccaacccATCTCtgtttggttgaggtcgggggattgtggaggccaggtcatctgatgcagcattcattactccttggtcaaatagcccttacacagcctggaggtgtgttgggtcgttgtcctgtgatagtcccactaagcgcaaaccagacggGATGGAATATcgctgtagtagccatgctggttatttgtgccttgaattctaaaacaaatctgacagtgtcaccagcaaagcacccccacaccatcacacctcgtctatgcttcacggtgggaacccgttcatctactctgtctcacaaagacacgccggttggaatcaaaaatctcacatttgcaGTCATCAaactaaaggacagatttcaccctgtctaatgtccattgtatttcttggcccaagcaagtctcttcttcttattggtgtcctttggcagtggtttctttgcaacaaggcccgattcacacagtctcctctgaacagttgatgttgagatgtgtgtgttacttgaactctgaagcatttatttgggttgcaatttctgaggctggtaactctaatgaacttatcctctgcagcagaggtaactttgggtcttccttcctgtggcggtccgtatgagaggcagtttcatcatagctcttgatggtttttgcgaccccacttgaagaaactttaaacgttcttgaaatgttccgcattgactgaccttcctgtCTTCAAGaaaagctgttcttgccataatatggacttggtattttaccaaatagggctatcttctgtataccacccctaccttgtcacaacacaactgattggctcaaacgcattaagaaggaaagaaaatccacaaatgtacttttaacaaggtacacctgttaattgaaatgcattccaggtgactgcctcgtgaacctggttgagagaatgccaagagtgtgcaaagctgtcatcaaggcaaagggtggctactttgaagaatctcaaatataatatatatttggatttgtttaacacttttttggttactacatgattccatatgtgttatttcatagtttttatgtcttcactattatacttCAATGtggaaaattgtaaaaaataaagaaaaacccttgaatgagtaggtgtgtccaaactttggactggtactgtatgttacgaattccaatttggtGTGGCTAACGTTAACTACGTGGCTAACACTAACTTAGCttgctggctaacgttagctaagctaggagttagggttaaggttaggagttaggttaaaaggttaaggttagggttagctaaaatggttaaggttagggttagtggaagggttagctaacatgctaagtagttacaAAGTAGCTAAAACGTAGTAACCATGTGCTCTTTTCACCCTTTGCTCCTTCATCTAAACTACTACATAGCCTAATAACAATTCCATAAGAAAACTATACTTGCTTGGATTTTCAATTAGCATATAGGATGTCATAAAAACTGTAAAACCTCAATCCGTTGTTGTGCATCATATAAAATCTCAGACTCAAAATAAAGGGCAACATCCCTCTACAGGAAAAGGTTGGTTTAATTGCAGAATAAAttggtagagtagtacagtacagcAATAAAACCACTGCCACATCGCTCCTATTTTACATGACTTTTACATTTCTCCGATATGTAACATACATTGGTGTTCAGCTTATGATACAAACGGCAATACAtacatcagtataataatacacaacataacatacaGACAGGCTCACAGAGCAACTTAGCTCTGTCACTTTCAGACAACAGATGGCTGTGTTAgtacacacacaataagacacagCATTCAACCGCCATTTTGAAATTACCTCCTGGGCCCATATTCATATAGCATTTAagtgtaggagtgctgatctaggataaaATCATCCTTGTCCATTAGTGCTGAGTGATTAACTGACATTTCAGTTATTTTTCCGTATTTTAACAACTAAACTGACAGACattggttcaattatttgaagCCCATTTTGTTCAGTTTTCTGTAAACTCAATGCACACATTATGCAGTTTCTCTAAAGAACAATCAGATCAAGCCCGaactctgtgatgttgtagtagtgtccaacaggccaatattctacattgTTAAGCTCAGAAAACatgaactacaatgaccataatccattgagCGCCTACTGGTCCGGTTTGTTTCTTTTACGCCAACTACGTAAAAGAGACAGATTAATGTGTGATCGAGAGAGAGCTCTCGCTTCATGAGGTATTTTTTCTTGAAAATACATCATTTAAGTgtttgatagttggtattcagcagtcataaaagtatgccttattaactttgaagaactactaaaatagtgagtgtgcaaagctgtcatcaaggcaaaggttggctactttgaagaatataaaatttaaaatctacatgattccatatgtgttatttcctagtgttgatgtctgtcacgccctgaccatagagagctttttattctctatgttggttaggtcggggtgtgactaggtgATTATATTTCCatattggcctggtatggttcccaatcagaggcggctgtttatcgttgtcaataactggggatcatatttagggaGCCTTTTTCcatttgtgctttgtgggatcttgactatgtatGGTTGCCTGCATTTCGGTTTGCATTTATTGTTTTCTTTGAGTTTCACTTAAAAATAAAGAGAATGGAACTATACCACACTGCATCTTGGTCCATTTATTACAAACGATGTGACAATGTCTTCATTAAAAAGCTGTCAaccagggcctcccgggtggggCAGTGGtcaagggcctcccgggtggggcagtgccaccagagactctgggttcgcgcccaggctctgtcataaccgaccaggaggtccgtggggcgacgcgcaattggcctagcgtcagccgggttagggaggggttggccggtagggatatccttgtctcatcgcgcaccagcaactcctgtggcgggccgggcgcagtgcacgctaaccaaggttgccaggtgcacagtgtttcctccgacacattggtgtggcttgcttccgggttggatgcgcgctgtgttaagaagcagtgtggcttggttgggttgtgtattggaggacgcatgactttcaaccttcgtctctcccgagcctgtacgggagttgtagcgatagtagctactaaacaattggacaccatgtaattggggagaaaaaaagaagaaaaaaagctgtcatcaaggcaattgttatttcatagtttgtatgtctttactattatactacaatgtagaaaattgtaaaaataaagaaaaacccttgaatgagtagttgtactgtatatataatcgAACCGAAACCAAAcagacctcaaaaagcactaatcactCAGCACCATTGTCCATATAATTGTATTATAGATTCATTATACACGAATCAGCacacctactctgagacactttgtgaatacaggccctgatcaCTGAGTCTAAAGGAAAGGTGCCTTGGCTGATTCATTAGGAGACAGAGGGAATAGACAACCACAGCCACTAAGCCCACAGACAACATGGGAAGTAGGAATACgacataaaaatacatttgtaCGCAATTCATTACGTGAAATTTGTCCATTGGCCACCCATGGCCATTCATTGAATCTTTACACATTGACACTCGTTTTCCCTTTCATTTCATGCAGTCTTTTCCTGTCGAAGATGAGTGTTCATTCATTTCACTACTAGAGCTTGCAGTGGCACCACAGTTCTGTGGTCAGTCCCAGTAGATACTACCGCAGTATCCTGGATGCTGCTGCAGTATCCTGCAGTATCCTGGGGGCTGATCTGTCGTTGGAGACTGCCTTGCGGAGCCTCACACCTCTCCGTATGGACACCAGCATGTCCACGCCCTCCTGGGGTCtgtgtggtggttgttgtgggtGTTGGGTTCCAGAGTTGGTACCCATTGGGTCCGCTGGCAGAGGgtccagagaggagaaggggaactGACCCTCGCCCAGGGCGTGGGCGCTGGCCGCGAGCTCTCCGATCTTCTCCACCAGGCTGTGGCGGTTGGCTGCCAGCTGGGGGTCCTCCTCTAGGCTGAGGCCTGTCATGCCAGGGGGCTGCTGGGCATAGACACTTTGGTCCAGCCCCCCTCCGGAGCTCCAGGCGGTGGTGTCAGGTAGGCTCAGCCGCTTGGGGGAGGCTTTCATGTACTCCAAGGCGCTGGATGGAGTCTCGTCCCCATACAGGTACTCTTCGCTGCCCATGCTCTGGATAAGGCTGGGAGAGTAGCTGGGGGAGTAACAGGGGGAGTAGACAGGAGAGTCTGGCACCGTGGGGGTCTTGACTGGAACGATGGGGGGACGGATGGCGATGGGGCCTGAGGTGGATGGTGTGCGTCTCACCCCCGTTTTGGAGGAGGGGGTCCGGCGGATGGTGGCTGTTCCAGAGGTGATGGCTCCGTGCCTCCCATCACGCCCTCCATCACCCCCATAAATCACTCCATGCATACCACCAGGAGGGCTCACTCCGGCGGGTAACCCGGCGGTGCTGGCCGGCCTCTTGGTCTGGATCATGCGGCGGTAGTTCTGGGCGATGTTGCTGTGGCGTGGGATGGTGGAGGACTTGTCGAAGTCAGCCTCCCTGCTGGTATCAGCGTCCCCGTTCAGAGAGTAGCACTCATAGTCAGACCCTGagaacagcagagagaatgagacagcCGGATCCTATTGGATTTTCTATACAATTTCAGGTATTACTGTTAGAAGGGATACGTGTTGTtatctggtgttgatcagagtATGTTACCCTGTGAGGGGATGGTGTCCTCTGAGCAGCAGGGTGTGTTGGTCTGGGTGCTGTAGCCactggagtactgcagagattcCCTGCTATTCTTCTGCTGCTCTATACTGAGACCACGGGTCAGCACCATGGCTAGTGTACTGGCTGCTGGGGACATGGCCTCACCGCCGTgctgtgcgcgcacacacacacacgcacgcaatgagaaagaaagaaaaagagagagagagaagagagaggagactcaCATTACCGtacaacagtagtagtggcaAACATTAAAATCTACATCTCAACAACTCATGCTGATTGTTGAGTACTGTTACTGCATCCAATGTGTGCTCATCATTACCTTGGCTGCTATAGTAGCTTGGGCCATCCTGGACCTATGAGTGTCTGGGTGCATCCCAGAGAACCCTTTAGGACTGGAAGGAACCTCCTGCTCCCTCATCCTGTCCAATGACTCTCTCCTTTGCTGCAGAGTGGTAGCCAGTGAGGGCTCATAGGTACTGGTTTTAGACCAATCCTGTGGCAGTATTATTGAGGTAATGACGAAATTAACTAAACAATGTACCCTTGGATCGGACATGTCTATCATTCAGCAGTTCAGAAGTCTTTCCATTGTGGTAAAATGGAAGCAGTATGAGGGTCCATGAAGAAGTTAAATTCTAACAGCATGGTACCAAATCTGCTTGTGCTGTCTACACAAATAGATCTCAGCCCTAAGCATGAGTCCTTTATTACAATGAGTTTAGCAAAGTCCGCTCAGCTTAGCAAATCTTTGGCATGAGAGATTTGAAAGCGGAATTCAACAACAGAATGGATCCTGAAGATATTATGCATCATGAGTTATGCAAATGAGTTGTTAAAGCCAAGGAAAAAGCAGTTAAGCAAATAAAAGATTAAAACGGAAAAGCAGCAAATTAAAACAAACCTTCCAGCTAGGAACCTTTGAGATGGGTGAGGGGGGGTTGGATCCAGGAGAGCGGTTAAATGTGGGGGACCCAGGAAGTATGACAGAGAGAGGCCTGATGGAgccagtgtgtgagagagcgggGCGGAAGGTACCGAAGGATGAGCCCGAGCCAAACTGCGGAATGGACAGACATGTCTGAGTCATCGTGTTCATCACATACTATAGCAAGATCCCTCTGGGCCTCTTAAGCCATAGCTATGTCACAcagcttctgtctgtctgtctgtctgtctgtctgtctgtctgtctgtctgtctgtctgtctgtctgtctgtctgtgtactaACCGCGGTGGGAGAGTTGCATTCACTGACAGATTGGCAGGTTTCTGATGCCTCAGAGGAGGCTGAGCTGGTGGACTTCTGTAGATGGaatcagagagatggagagagaagagtagtgggagagatggagaaagggtgAAATAGTTTAAAAGAGTGACAAGAAGTGAGTGAGAttgagaaaagaggaggagagtgagtgagagggagggaaaataaggggaaagaggggaaagaaTATGACTCAAGGTACTATTTACTCTTCTACAACAAACCATCACACAATATTGCTCTTCTGCCTTGGAAGATTGCATCAGATTCCCTCCCTGATTCCCATTCTATTTACAGAGAAATATTAACAGCCATCTGCTACAATAATTCATAGTATATCAAGGAGGAAAACTCTAGCATCATCTAACAGGCTTGATGGTATAAGTAATAACACATACCAGCCAGAAAGAGGATAAAAAAGGATTCTCACGTTAccaaacctgggttcaaatactatttaggaTATTTCAATTACTTTTAAAGACATATGGAAGTTACATATTTTTACTTGGAAAGACAAGTTGTTGAATTAAAATGCATTTGGAAATGCACAtgaaagtatttgaaaatacACAGATTAAAATACACTCCCATGCAtttgaaaatagtatttgaaatgcagttgaagtcagaagtttacatacaccttagccaaatacatttaaactcatttttttcacaatccctgacatttaatcacaataaaaattccctgttttaggtcagttaggatcaccactttattttaagaatatgaaatgtcagaataatagtttagaaaatgatttatttcagcttttatttctttcatcgcattcccagtgggtcagaagtttacatacactcaattagtatttggtagcattgcctttacattgtttaacttgggtcaaacatttcgggtagccttccacaagcttcccacagtaagttgggtgacttttggcccattcctcctgacagagctggtgtaactgagccaggtttgtaggcctccttgcttgcacacgccttttcagttctgcccacaaaatgtctacaggattgaggtcagggctttgtgatggccaatccaataccttgactttgttgtccttaagtcattttgccacaactttggaagtatgcttggggtcattgtccatttggaagacccatttgtgaccaagctttaacttgagatgtcttgagatgttgcttcaatatatccacataattttccatccacataattttccatcctcatgatgccatctattttttaaatgcaccagtccctcctgcagtaaagcacccccacaacatgatgctgtcacccctgtgcttcacggttgggatggtgttcttcggcttgcaagcctccccctttttttctccaaacataacgatggtcattatggccaaacagttctatttttgtttcatcagaccagaggacatttctccaaaaagtatgatctttgtccccatgtgcagttgcaaactgcagGCTgactttttatggcagttttggaacaATGACCTTActacttgctgagcggcctttcgggttatgttgatataggactcgttttactgtggatatagatacttttgtgcccgtttcctccagcatcttcacaatgtcctttgctgttgttctgggattgatttgaacttttcacaccaaagtgcgttcatctctaggagacagaatgcgtcttcttcctgagcggaatgacggctgcatggtgtttttacttgcgtactattgtttgtacagatgaacgtggtaccttcagaagtttggaaattgctcccaaggatgaactagacttgtggaggtctacaatttggctgatttcttttgatttccccatgatgtcaagcaaagaggcactgagaggCACAATTTGAGTGGCacaatttgaaggtaggccttgaaatacatccacaggtacacctccaattgactcaaatggtgtcaattagcctatcagaagcttctaaagccatgatatcattttctggaattttccaagctgtttaaaggcacagtcaacttagtgtatgtaaacttctgacccactggaattgtaatacagtgaattataagtgaaataatctgtctgtaaacaattgttagaaaaattacttgtgtcatgcacaaagtagatttcctaaccgactttcttaaaaaactatagtttgtaaacaagaaatttgtggagtggttgaaaaacaagttttaatgactccaacctaattatgtaaaattccgacttcaactgtaagtatttaggaaattatttgaaaataaatacTAATAAATAGAAGTATTAGACTCTGGACATATTATTTGAATACTGAAATACACAGAACATAAGTATTTAAATAACAAATAATCAAATACACATGTATTTCAACCCAGGTCTGTGCATTTTCATACTCCAAAGGTTTGATTATCAAGAACGTGACAAGAGAACCTGAAGTGGAGCCTAGAGACTGACTGACTCCGAGGAGTGTCTACCTGGCTGGTGATGTCAGAGGGCATGGGCGAGGGGGGCTTGGAGTGGGTGTTGGCATCCTGAGAAATGAACCCTGAATCATGGGAGGAGACACTACTGAGACGATGGGCACCGACAGTTGGCATCTGGAGGATACTGCACATACTGCTCTTCCTGGAGGCAgcactgctgggagaggagggaggggtctgGTAGGACCAACTGTAGTCTGAACCCTTCAGGTCGCCgatcacctggagagagagaagagagagtttaGGCAAGCAAAACCTACACTAAGTGCATTCACTGTTTGACATGTTGTGCTACTGGTTAAGCATGTTTGCTTGCAAGACTGATTTCTTGCGTAAGGAAAGTCTTGTTCTTTTGTGTATATGTTGGAGATTACCTGCTCACTAGCCGGGGGCAGTTTGTGTGGGTCTTCAGTGAGCACAGTGAGGTCATCAACAATGGCCTGCAGGTGTGTGATCTCTCCCAGCATGGCTATCTCTCCATTCTGAAGAGGAGCAACAACATGACCGTTCGCTCAGCAACACACAAAGACATAACATGTGCATTATTTAAGACTAACTGAAATAACTGTGACAAAAAAATAAATTTAACATGAAAGTTAAGACCACCAAACAACTCCACTGTGCACAGAATGCAGTTGCACCTAGACTCTGATCTAAGTATGGTCTGACCATATGCAGGCCATATAAAGTTTAAACCTGTGTGGTCGGGAAAAGTTTGAGAAGCCAATTGCCTACTAAAGAAATGTATTTTTGCAACTCTAGCCTAAAGCCAAGGCAAATTCTCCCGGGAGCTCACCCCGCCCTGGTATCTCAGCAATCCTCCTCTCTCAACACCATACGCTGATCTACAATCAGGCAGGGTTTTCCCGCATACTGGTTAAGGTTAAGATTTAGGGAGTGTAATCTTATCCTAGATCTATGCCCCAGCACCCACCCCAGCCAACTCTATCATCATCCTCCCCTCTCACAACGACAGACTGATCTAAAGTGTGTGAAGTTTTCCCTATAATAGCTAAGGATTTGGATTTTGAtaggctgatcctagatctgtgctcACCACCACAGGCTTCAGCAGGTTGATGAAGAAGCAGTAGCGCCCCCTCTCCTCTAGGAGGGCCCGGCGCACCGCCTGCTTCTCGGTCTCCCCCATCAGAAGGTAGAGGTCACTGACGTCCTGCATGGCACTGTCCAGCTGGGGACGCAGGTTACCCCGGCCTGAGAAGGggcgggggggagagaggagtacATAGAGGAGGGAAGATAAAAGAGGAAGACGAGAGAAAGGGTAAGGGGCAGgggatagcagagggaggggTCAATAGTGAAAGAACAGGGTACCCGGGGATGAGGGGCATTGGATAAGATGGTTAGAGGATGAGGATgaaatgagagaggaggaggagaagaaaagagTGGTGTTTAGAACCCTCTGCCAGGTTTGGGCCTGCCGGTGTACCGTAGGACAGACCACCATTGACAAACAACACTGCACTGAAATGATACGCGTCAATGAGAATGGGACGAAACTACAGCACATATCTTA containing:
- the mtss1la gene encoding MTSS I-BAR domain containing 2a isoform X1 gives rise to the protein MESVEKECGALGGLFQAIVNDMKSSYPVWEDFSAKATKLHSQLRTTVLATVAFLDAFQKVADMATNSRGGTRDIGSALTRMCMRHRSIETKLRHFTNALMEGLVTPLQDRIEEWKKTVNLLDKDHAKEYKRSRQEIKRKSSDTMKLQKKARKGRGNLRPQLDSAMQDVSDLYLLMGETEKQAVRRALLEERGRYCFFINLLKPVVNGEIAMLGEITHLQAIVDDLTVLTEDPHKLPPASEQVIGDLKGSDYSWSYQTPPSSPSSAASRKSSMCSILQMPTVGAHRLSSVSSHDSGFISQDANTHSKPPSPMPSDITSQKSTSSASSEASETCQSVSECNSPTAFGSGSSFGTFRPALSHTGSIRPLSVILPGSPTFNRSPGSNPPSPISKVPSWKDWSKTSTYEPSLATTLQQRRESLDRMREQEVPSSPKGFSGMHPDTHRSRMAQATIAAKHGGEAMSPAASTLAMVLTRGLSIEQQKNSRESLQYSSGYSTQTNTPCCSEDTIPSQGSDYECYSLNGDADTSREADFDKSSTIPRHSNIAQNYRRMIQTKRPASTAGLPAGVSPPGGMHGVIYGGDGGRDGRHGAITSGTATIRRTPSSKTGVRRTPSTSGPIAIRPPIVPVKTPTVPDSPVYSPCYSPSYSPSLIQSMGSEEYLYGDETPSSALEYMKASPKRLSLPDTTAWSSGGGLDQSVYAQQPPGMTGLSLEEDPQLAANRHSLVEKIGELAASAHALGEGQFPFSSLDPLPADPMGTNSGTQHPQQPPHRPQEGVDMLVSIRRGVRLRKAVSNDRSAPRILQDTAAASRILR
- the mtss1la gene encoding MTSS I-BAR domain containing 2a isoform X3 — translated: MESVEKECGALGGLFQAIVNDMKSSYPVWEDFSAKATKLHSQLRTTVLATVAFLDAFQKVADMATNSRGGTRDIGSALTRMCMRHRSIETKLRHFTNALMEGLVTPLQDRIEEWKKTVNLLDKDHAKEYKRSRQEIKRKSSDTMKLQKKARKGRGNLRPQLDSAMQDVSDLYLLMGETEKQAVRRALLEERGRYCFFINLLKPVVNGEIAMLGEITHLQAIVDDLTVLTEDPHKLPPASEQVIGDLKGSDYSWSYQTPPSSPSSAASRKSSMCSILQMPTVGAHRLSSVSSHDSGFISQDANTHSKPPSPMPSDITSQKSTSSASSEASETCQSVSECNSPTADWSKTSTYEPSLATTLQQRRESLDRMREQEVPSSPKGFSGMHPDTHRSRMAQATIAAKHGGEAMSPAASTLAMVLTRGLSIEQQKNSRESLQYSSGYSTQTNTPCCSEDTIPSQGSDYECYSLNGDADTSREADFDKSSTIPRHSNIAQNYRRMIQTKRPASTAGLPAGVSPPGGMHGVIYGGDGGRDGRHGAITSGTATIRRTPSSKTGVRRTPSTSGPIAIRPPIVPVKTPTVPDSPVYSPCYSPSYSPSLIQSMGSEEYLYGDETPSSALEYMKASPKRLSLPDTTAWSSGGGLDQSVYAQQPPGMTGLSLEEDPQLAANRHSLVEKIGELAASAHALGEGQFPFSSLDPLPADPMGTNSGTQHPQQPPHRPQEGVDMLVSIRRGVRLRKAVSNDRSAPRILQDTAAASRILR
- the mtss1la gene encoding MTSS I-BAR domain containing 2a isoform X2 translates to MESVEKECGALGGLFQAIVNDMKSSYPVWEDFSAKATKLHSQLRTTVLATVAFLDAFQKVADMATNSRGGTRDIGSALTRMCMRHRSIETKLRHFTNALMEGLVTPLQDRIEEWKKTVNLLDKDHAKEYKRSRQEIKRKSSDTMKLQKKARKGRGNLRPQLDSAMQDVSDLYLLMGETEKQAVRRALLEERGRYCFFINLLKPVVNGEIAMLGEITHLQAIVDDLTVLTEDPHKLPPASEQVIGDLKGSDYSWSYQTPPSSPSSAASRKSSMCSILQMPTVGAHRLSSVSSHDSGFISQDANTHSKPPSPMPSDITSQKSTSSASSEASETCQSVSECNSPTAFGSGSSFGTFRPALSHTGSIRPLSVILPGSPTFNRSPGSNPPSPISKVPSWKQRRESLDRMREQEVPSSPKGFSGMHPDTHRSRMAQATIAAKHGGEAMSPAASTLAMVLTRGLSIEQQKNSRESLQYSSGYSTQTNTPCCSEDTIPSQGSDYECYSLNGDADTSREADFDKSSTIPRHSNIAQNYRRMIQTKRPASTAGLPAGVSPPGGMHGVIYGGDGGRDGRHGAITSGTATIRRTPSSKTGVRRTPSTSGPIAIRPPIVPVKTPTVPDSPVYSPCYSPSYSPSLIQSMGSEEYLYGDETPSSALEYMKASPKRLSLPDTTAWSSGGGLDQSVYAQQPPGMTGLSLEEDPQLAANRHSLVEKIGELAASAHALGEGQFPFSSLDPLPADPMGTNSGTQHPQQPPHRPQEGVDMLVSIRRGVRLRKAVSNDRSAPRILQDTAAASRILR